AACGGACGCTGGAAATCGATCACCTTATCTCCAACCTGCACTTTAGTATCCCCATAAATATCAAGGGCCACTTTTTCGATCATTTCTTCCGTAAATTCCATCATCCAGTTATAATCCTTATAGGCTACATATATTTCCAATACAGTAAATTCAGGATTGTGTGTACGATCCATCCCCTCATTGCGAAAATCCTTTGCAAATTCATATACGCCGTCAAAGCCGCCCACAATAAGACGTTTCAGATAAAGCTCATTCGCAATTCGCAGATATAATGTAGCATCAAGGGTATTGTGATGCGTTGTAAACGGCCTTGCGGCAGCTCCCCCCGGAATGGGTTGCAGAATAGGCGTTTCAACTTCCAGATAGCCTTTAGAATTAAATGTGTTCCGTAAACTATTGGTTATTTGCGAACGTTTAATGAACACCTCCTTAACTGCGGGGTTAACCACCAGATCGGCATAGCGCTGACGGTAGCGAAATTCGGGATCAGTTACCACATCATGCGCCTTCCCTTCGGCATCCGTTTTAACTATGGGCAAAGGTTTTAATGCTTTACTTAATAATTTAAGCGAAGTAGCATGAATAGATATTTCACCTGTTTTAGTAGTAAATACAAAACCGGAAACACCTATAAAATCACCAATATCAAGCAGTTTCTTAAATAAGGTGTCGTAAACTGATTTATCTTCTCCCGGGCAAATATCATCACGGCGGACATAGAGCTGTATACGGTCTGATGAATCCTGCAGGCTCACAAAGCATGCTTTACCCATATCACGCACGCTCATGATGCGACCTGCAATACTTACATTTTTATAATCCGTTTTATTGCGTTCATAATTTTCAAGAATGTCCCGGGCAGACACATTCACTTCAAATAACTCGGCCGGATAGGCATTAACCCCCAGCTTTATAATTTCGTCAAGCTTATTTCTTCTCAGAACTTCCTGTTCACTTAAATCTTCCTTCATATTTTATAGAATATTTATTACAAACCTACATAATTTGAACGAACACAAAAATAATCATAGAATCTATCCGAAATACCCAAAAAATAAAGACGGCAAAACCGCAAAGACTTCAAATGAGAGGAATTGCTTGTTTTTTCCCTGCCTGGCCGGCAAACAGATTTGCGAACTTTGCAACCTTTGTAAGGAGGGATTTTTATAGTACATCATGTCTATATGTAAGCATACTACTTTCCACATTTTTTTCTACTTTTATCCCAATTAATTACGAACCAGATGAAACGA
The Bacteroidota bacterium DNA segment above includes these coding regions:
- the lysS gene encoding lysine--tRNA ligase, translating into MKEDLSEQEVLRRNKLDEIIKLGVNAYPAELFEVNVSARDILENYERNKTDYKNVSIAGRIMSVRDMGKACFVSLQDSSDRIQLYVRRDDICPGEDKSVYDTLFKKLLDIGDFIGVSGFVFTTKTGEISIHATSLKLLSKALKPLPIVKTDAEGKAHDVVTDPEFRYRQRYADLVVNPAVKEVFIKRSQITNSLRNTFNSKGYLEVETPILQPIPGGAAARPFTTHHNTLDATLYLRIANELYLKRLIVGGFDGVYEFAKDFRNEGMDRTHNPEFTVLEIYVAYKDYNWMMEFTEEMIEKVALDIYGDTKVQVGDKVIDFQRPFKRISMYDAIKEYAGVDISGMDEDALKKVCKDLGIHAEAKMGKGKLVDEIFGAKCEHNFVQPTFIIDYPVEMSPLCKRHRSKEGLVERFELMVNGKELANAYSELNDPLDQRARFEDQLSLSQKGDDEAMFIDHDFLRALEYGMPPTAGMGIGIDRLAMIMTNSHSIQDVLLFPQMKPEVIKKPEVVLTAEEVKILSELKIQNQATLTSLSEKVGISKNQLQKLMNALEERKMVKREGPVYQSIN